From a region of the candidate division WOR-3 bacterium genome:
- a CDS encoding pyridoxal phosphate-dependent aminotransferase family protein — protein MDIFKKCETTVKEVDRACELGIYPYFTPIESAQDHRVKFGGREFIMIGSNGYLGLAADPRLKEAAIKAVQKYGSTCSGSRFLNGTLDIHVKLENDLAEFYKKDGAIVFSTGFQTNLGIISALGGKDDILIIDRQDHASIIDGCRLSFADVKKFRHNDMEDLERILSSLPSDRGKLIIVDGVFSMEGDLANLPEIVRLKKKYDCRLLVDDAHGVGVHGRNGRGTCEHFDVLDDVDLIMGTFSKAFASLGGFVVADKDVITHIKHRARALIFSASMVPASVASARMALH, from the coding sequence ATGGACATATTCAAAAAATGTGAGACGACCGTAAAAGAAGTGGATCGCGCTTGTGAACTGGGTATCTATCCCTATTTTACTCCGATAGAATCGGCACAGGATCACCGAGTGAAATTCGGCGGCAGGGAGTTCATCATGATCGGTTCCAACGGATATCTGGGACTTGCCGCAGATCCCCGATTGAAAGAGGCGGCGATCAAAGCGGTCCAAAAATACGGTTCTACATGTTCGGGCTCGAGATTTCTGAACGGAACCCTTGATATTCACGTCAAATTAGAGAACGATCTGGCGGAGTTCTACAAAAAGGACGGCGCGATAGTTTTCTCAACCGGGTTTCAAACCAACCTGGGAATCATCTCCGCCCTCGGAGGTAAGGATGATATTCTGATAATCGACCGTCAGGACCATGCCTCGATCATCGACGGCTGCCGTCTTTCATTCGCCGACGTTAAAAAGTTCCGTCATAATGATATGGAGGACCTCGAGCGGATTTTAAGTTCATTACCGTCGGACAGAGGGAAACTTATCATCGTGGACGGTGTATTCAGTATGGAAGGCGACCTTGCGAATCTACCTGAGATCGTACGCCTCAAGAAGAAATATGATTGTCGTCTTCTGGTCGACGACGCCCACGGCGTCGGGGTCCACGGCAGGAATGGAAGAGGAACATGCGAACATTTTGATGTACTCGATGATGTCGATTTGATAATGGGCACCTTCAGCAAAGCATTCGCTTCACTGGGAGGGTTTGTAGTCGCAGACAAAGATGTAATCACCCATATCAAACATCGGGCGAGGGCTCTGATATTCTCGGCGAGCATGGTTCCCGCCTCGGTTGCGAGTGCCCGCATGGCTCTACAT